In Helianthus annuus cultivar XRQ/B chromosome 8, HanXRQr2.0-SUNRISE, whole genome shotgun sequence, a single genomic region encodes these proteins:
- the LOC110870009 gene encoding uncharacterized protein LOC110870009, with product MEKFGFQVIVDEIFTSLSAEDIGRFKCLSKNFYSELSSHTFQMMHALRSGDSVQKKLLSFKDTSIVIDDVVAGTLDVVRSKTLSFPNNVHPSNLRILSSFNGLLLVCNEWICCQLILWNPTTRRYKVLCDNYFHYNHHRNSDTGGIYFDQFNDLKVLNISCYRNVTAARVYSRRRESWRTIYFGSVNNYGSSGYSWSTGVYADKTIYFMVSDYWHPLGERNIVAFDVLSETFRKLHFPENMKKKAG from the exons ATGGAAAAATTTGGGTTTCAAGTGATTGttgacgagattttcacaagCCTCTCTGCAGAAGATATTGGCCGTTTCAAATGTCTTTCCAAGAATTTTTATAGCGAATTGTCAAGTCACACATTTCAGATGATGCATGCTCTCCGAAGTGGAGATTCAGTACAAAAGAAACTACTATCCTTTAAAGACACGTCAATTGTCATTGACGACGTAGTTGCTGGTACTTTGGATGTTGTTAGAAGcaaaaccttaagttttcctaacaatgtCCACCCTAGCAACTTACGTATTCTATCGTCATTTAATGGTTTGTTGTTAGTTTGCAATGAATGGATTTGCTGTCAGttgattctttggaatccaactacCAGGCGCTATAAGGTTTTGTGTGATAACTACTTCCATTACAATCATCATCGAAACTCTGATACTGGTGGAATTTATTTTGAtcagttcaatgatctgaaagtgTTGAACATCAGTTGTTACCGTAATGTAACTGCTGCTCGTGtttactcacgacgtcgtgagtcatGGAGAACAATATATTTCGGTAGCGTAAACAATTATGGTTCAAGTGGTTATTCATGGTCTACAGGAGTTTATgctgataaaaccatatattttatggTTTCAGATTATTGGCATCCACTAGGTGAGAGGAACATCGTTGCTTTTGATGTTCTGAGTGAGACTTTCAGAAAGCTTCATTTTCCTGAGA atatgaagaagaaggctggatga